In Helianthus annuus cultivar XRQ/B chromosome 9, HanXRQr2.0-SUNRISE, whole genome shotgun sequence, the following are encoded in one genomic region:
- the LOC118481759 gene encoding uncharacterized protein LOC118481759: protein MDRIPTLGTLRKRNIMVGDGGCYLCGEADENTDHIFTACRISNGVWAGVASWCRLPSFFLFSIDDIQGYVTQMNNSKTKKEIVYGVLILTAWRIWKARNEKAFASIDANVVHIMSDVKALGYLWYRSRFKDCTLDWKGLCNFLIDMM from the coding sequence ATGGATCGGATTCCGACTTTGGGCACACTTAGGAAGAGGAATATTATGGTAGGTGATGGGGGTTGTTACTTGTGTGGTGAAGCGGACGAAAACACGGATCATATTTTTACGGCTTGCAGAATTTCGAATGGGGTGTGGGCCGGTGTGGCTTCGTGGTGCAGGTTACCTTCTTTCTTCCTGTTTTCGATCGATGATATCCAAGGTTACGTAACTCAGATGAACAACTCCAAGACAAAGAAAGAAATAGTATATGGGGTGCTTATTTTGACGGCTTGGCGTATTTGGAAAGCCCGAAATGAGAAGGCTTTTGCTAGTATTGACGCGAATGTGGTTCATATTATGTCTGACGTGAAGGCGTTGGGGTATCTTTGGTATAGGAGTCGATTTAAAGATTGTACGTTAGATTGGAAAGGGTTGTGCAATTTCTTGATTGATATGATGTAA
- the LOC110876077 gene encoding uncharacterized protein LOC110876077, translating into MEAFSSIIRKACLIGSFDGVKIKDGGPLISHLLYADDAMVMGQWSEFNFRALRRTLRIFHLCSGLRINIQKSIIYGVGKSLEEVKVEANVLGCKPGDTPFKYLGIQVGANMNRIIKWEPVVNVFKKRLSKWKANVLSLGGRVVLIKFVLESLPTYYFSLYKAPVAVVTKAKNDGGLGLNKLVTSNNALLLKWLWRYRTEKDDLWIKVIDAIHSSAQRWDEYPSNKKGSGTWNQLVRTGYRLKVQGVSIVNMIRGVVGNGTNVKFWIVPWISNQPLKVLFPALFHLKGNKWCMISKRIGLQSDSDAIAWNWKKYPSLDIEVKEVIECHRLISGVRLNDKPMDLEQW; encoded by the exons atggAGGCTTTTTCGAGTATTATTCGGAAGGCGTGTCTTATTGGCTCCTTTGATGGGGTGAAGATTAAAGATGGTGGACCTTTAATTTCACACTTGTTATATGCGGATGATGCTATGGTTATGGGTCAATGGTCGGAATTTAATTTTCGGGCGTTGAGGAGGACATTGAGGATATTTCATTTATGTTCGGGTCTTCGAATTAACATTCAAAAATCAATCATTTATGGGGTAGGGAAGAGTCTCGAAGAGGTGAAGGTTGAGGCGAATGTGTTGGGTTGTAAACCGGGCGATACTCCTTTCAAGTATTTGGGGATTCAAGTTGGAGCGAATATGAATCGTATAATCAAGTGGGAGCCGGTGGTTAACGTGTTTAAAAAGAGACTGTCGAAATGGAAGGCAAACGTGCTATCTTTAGGTGGAAGGGTGGTTCTTATCAAGTTCGTGTTAGAAAGCCTTCCAACATACTATTTTTCCTTGTATAAAGCCCCGGTGGCCGTG gTTACAAAGGCGAAAAACGATGGTGGTTTGGGTTTAAATAAGTTAGTTACCAGTAACAATGCGCTCCTATTGAAGTGGTTGTGGAGGTATCGAACTGAAAAAGATGATCTTTGGATAAAAGTTATAGATGCGATACATTCCTCGGCTCAAAGATGGGATGAATACCCGTCTAACAAGAAGGGTTCCGGCACTTGGAACCAACTTGTTAGGACTGGATATCGGTTGAAGGTGCAAGGCGTTTCGATTGTTAACATGATCCGGGGAGTGGTGGGTAATGGTACTAATGTAAAGTTTTGGATCGTCCCATGGATTTCAAATCAACCGCTTAAGGTTTTATTCCCGGCTTTATTTCACCTTAAAGGTAATAAATGGTGCATGATTTCCAAAAGGATTGGATTGCAAAGTGACTCTGACGCTATCGCTTGGAATTGGAAGAAGTATCCGAGTTTGGATATCGAGGTCAAAGAGGTTATTGAATGTCATCGATTGATTTCTGGAGTTCGGCTTAATGACAAACCAATGGATTTGGAACAATGGTAG